In Amycolatopsis sp. EV170708-02-1, the following are encoded in one genomic region:
- a CDS encoding PucR family transcriptional regulator ligand-binding domain-containing protein has product MYPTVAEVLALPVLRQGRPHVVAGAAGLDAPVRWAHVAEVADIAPLLRGGELVLTTGVALPDDGAALARYVGDLAGIGVAGIVVELVRHWSEKLPPALVDAADRHGVPLITLSRETRFVSVTEAVNGLIVDAQVDELRAAERVHETFTALTVAGAEPGDILREVARLTEHPVVLETLSHEVLAYDTAGTDPGELLPGWPSRSRPVQVGERTGYHQGAGWLITVVGARGHDWGRLVVVCGDPPPHRHVVVAERAASALAVHRLVAKDTDSLERQAHRAILTELLANPVPPAELTARASALGVPLTGRLLVGVAVRPRITVTAKTAQSTPVLLRELAEATVLAARHAKVSALVATDDTQVRALIALSPEAGVDAVLKRLATDVHEARAGAPAVVAVGTTGSGPAEARRTLVEAAQVAAAALAENVERVVHRLDDVRLRGLLHLLAGDERITAFAARELGPLLSRDAAQGSRLVQALRHYCEHGGNKSAAAAAAHTSRTAYYQQLARIEQVLGVRLEDPESMLSLYVALLAHDIRKADDHTSG; this is encoded by the coding sequence ATGTACCCGACCGTCGCCGAGGTGCTCGCGCTGCCGGTGCTGCGTCAGGGCAGGCCCCATGTGGTGGCGGGGGCGGCGGGGCTGGACGCGCCGGTCCGCTGGGCGCACGTGGCCGAGGTCGCGGACATCGCCCCGTTGCTGCGGGGCGGGGAACTCGTGCTCACCACCGGGGTCGCGCTGCCCGACGACGGTGCCGCGCTGGCCCGGTACGTCGGCGACCTGGCGGGGATCGGTGTCGCCGGGATCGTCGTCGAACTGGTCCGGCATTGGAGCGAGAAGCTGCCGCCCGCGCTGGTCGACGCCGCGGACCGCCACGGTGTCCCGCTGATCACCCTTTCGCGCGAGACGCGCTTCGTGTCGGTCACCGAGGCGGTGAACGGGCTGATCGTCGACGCCCAGGTCGACGAACTGCGCGCGGCCGAGCGGGTCCACGAGACGTTCACCGCGCTGACGGTCGCCGGCGCCGAGCCGGGCGACATCCTGCGGGAGGTCGCGAGGCTCACCGAACATCCCGTCGTGCTGGAGACGCTGTCGCACGAGGTCCTCGCCTACGACACGGCGGGGACCGATCCCGGCGAGCTGCTGCCCGGCTGGCCGTCCCGGTCGCGGCCGGTGCAGGTCGGCGAGCGGACCGGCTACCACCAGGGCGCGGGCTGGCTGATCACCGTGGTCGGCGCGCGCGGGCACGACTGGGGACGGCTGGTCGTCGTCTGCGGGGACCCGCCGCCGCACCGGCACGTCGTGGTCGCCGAACGGGCCGCGTCCGCGCTCGCGGTCCACCGGCTGGTCGCCAAGGACACCGACAGCCTCGAACGCCAGGCGCACCGCGCGATCCTGACCGAACTGCTGGCGAACCCGGTGCCGCCCGCGGAACTGACCGCGCGGGCCTCCGCGCTGGGTGTCCCGCTGACCGGACGGCTGCTGGTCGGGGTCGCCGTGCGGCCCCGGATCACCGTGACCGCCAAGACGGCGCAGTCCACTCCGGTGCTACTGCGGGAACTCGCGGAGGCGACCGTGCTCGCCGCGCGGCACGCCAAGGTGTCCGCGCTGGTGGCCACCGACGACACCCAGGTGCGCGCGCTGATCGCGCTTTCACCGGAGGCCGGGGTCGACGCGGTACTGAAGCGGCTGGCCACCGACGTCCACGAGGCCCGCGCCGGCGCGCCCGCCGTGGTCGCGGTCGGGACCACCGGCAGCGGACCGGCGGAAGCACGGCGGACGCTCGTCGAAGCCGCGCAGGTCGCCGCCGCGGCGCTCGCCGAGAACGTCGAACGGGTGGTCCACCGGCTCGACGACGTCCGGTTGCGCGGACTGCTGCATCTGCTGGCGGGCGACGAGCGGATCACCGCGTTCGCCGCGCGGGAGCTCGGCCCGCTGCTGAGCCGGGACGCCGCGCAGGGCAGCAGACTCGTCCAGGCGTTGAGGCATTACTGCGAGCACGGCGGCAACAAGTCGGCGGCGGCCGCCGCCGCGCACACCTCCCGCACCGCCTACTACCAGCAGCTGGCCCGGATCGAGCAGGTCCTGGGCGTGCGGCTCGAAGATCCGGAGTCGATGCTCTCGCTTTATGTCGCTTTGCTCGCCCACGACATTCGAAAAGCGGACGACCACACGTCCGGGTGA
- a CDS encoding SSI family serine proteinase inhibitor: MAFFEPIGACVLALACMAPAQPAESTFQLTSHDTRGRIGTVSLTCGPTGGSHPTRGNACGKLSEVDGKFDKLRPEPRACTLEYSPVDVSAVGKWRGEPVTFRTSYANRCVADAESAGVFTF, translated from the coding sequence ATGGCTTTCTTCGAACCGATCGGCGCCTGCGTACTCGCGTTGGCCTGTATGGCCCCGGCGCAACCCGCCGAATCCACGTTTCAGCTGACCAGCCACGACACCAGGGGCCGGATCGGCACCGTCTCGCTCACCTGCGGGCCCACCGGGGGTTCCCACCCCACCCGCGGGAACGCCTGCGGCAAACTGTCCGAAGTGGACGGAAAGTTCGACAAGCTCCGCCCCGAACCGCGGGCCTGCACCCTGGAGTACTCGCCGGTGGACGTCTCGGCGGTGGGCAAGTGGCGCGGCGAACCGGTCACCTTCCGCACCTCGTACGCCAACCGTTGCGTCGCCGACGCCGAGTCGGCCGGCGTCTTCACCTTCTGA
- a CDS encoding DUF4153 domain-containing protein, whose product MSEEKQAHASPPSATTTLPPMPPAPQVPILMRPRVPPKSAIVPLPASVLPAAVAAGLVTAFVMPDDPGAGWFVAGLAFAVAVYFADKRARGDAEPHFRLVNALWAAAALGLLAVGMFRASVWLNVLCVLAALVAGSLAVVGKRTVNTIIYDVFAVPIEALLSIPWIGRGLTKLGKKQEGRTRPRFLVPVLASAVLLLVFVPLLRGADAAFANVVDAVIPELNPGTFVRWGFLFVVAAFAVAGACYLLAAPPLPAADDAPRKRLAHRLEWTLPLGVLVLLFTSFVVVRLVVLFGGTEYVLATSGLTAAEYARSGFWQLSAITVLTLLLVAAALRWAPKTSVADRAWQRGLLGALSVLSLVLVASALSRMWTYQQAYGFTVLRLLVEVCELWIGLIFLLVLASLIPLRPSWLPRAAIGAAVAALLGLAVLDPERFIADRNIDRLAHGKTLDTTYLSRFSADVVPSADRLPEPLRSCVLGPVVRGIPEDDWREWNLSRSLARQTPVTAKDGIGCRYLTRP is encoded by the coding sequence ATGAGCGAAGAGAAGCAGGCGCACGCGTCGCCGCCCTCGGCGACGACCACCCTGCCGCCCATGCCACCCGCCCCACAGGTGCCGATCCTGATGCGGCCACGGGTGCCGCCGAAGTCGGCGATCGTCCCGCTGCCCGCCTCCGTGCTGCCCGCGGCGGTCGCGGCCGGGCTGGTCACCGCGTTCGTCATGCCGGACGACCCCGGAGCGGGCTGGTTCGTGGCCGGGCTCGCCTTCGCCGTGGCTGTCTACTTCGCCGACAAGCGCGCCCGAGGCGACGCCGAACCGCACTTCCGGCTGGTCAACGCGCTGTGGGCGGCGGCGGCCCTCGGGCTGCTCGCCGTCGGCATGTTCCGCGCGTCGGTATGGCTGAACGTGTTGTGCGTCCTGGCGGCCCTTGTCGCGGGATCCCTCGCGGTGGTCGGGAAACGCACCGTGAACACGATCATTTACGACGTCTTCGCGGTCCCCATCGAAGCGCTGCTTTCGATCCCGTGGATCGGGCGCGGGCTTACGAAGCTCGGCAAGAAACAGGAAGGCCGCACGAGGCCCAGGTTCCTCGTGCCGGTGCTGGCGAGCGCCGTGCTGTTGCTGGTGTTCGTGCCGCTGTTGCGGGGCGCGGACGCCGCGTTCGCGAACGTCGTCGACGCGGTGATCCCCGAGCTGAACCCGGGGACCTTCGTGCGCTGGGGTTTCCTGTTCGTGGTGGCCGCGTTCGCCGTCGCCGGGGCGTGTTACCTGCTGGCGGCGCCCCCGCTGCCCGCAGCCGACGACGCGCCGCGCAAACGGCTCGCGCACCGGCTCGAATGGACGTTGCCGCTGGGCGTGCTGGTGCTGCTGTTCACGAGTTTCGTCGTGGTCCGCCTGGTCGTGTTGTTCGGTGGCACCGAATACGTCCTGGCCACGAGCGGGCTGACGGCCGCCGAGTACGCCAGGAGCGGGTTCTGGCAGCTCTCCGCCATCACCGTGCTGACCCTGCTGCTGGTCGCCGCCGCGTTGCGCTGGGCGCCGAAGACCTCGGTGGCCGATCGTGCCTGGCAGCGCGGGCTGCTCGGCGCGTTGAGCGTGCTCAGCCTGGTGCTGGTCGCGTCGGCGTTGAGTCGCATGTGGACATACCAGCAGGCGTACGGGTTCACCGTGCTGCGGCTGCTCGTCGAGGTCTGCGAACTCTGGATCGGCCTGATCTTCCTGCTGGTGCTCGCGTCCCTGATCCCGCTGCGGCCGTCCTGGCTGCCGCGCGCGGCCATCGGGGCCGCCGTCGCGGCGCTGCTCGGGCTGGCCGTGCTCGATCCGGAACGGTTCATCGCCGACCGCAACATCGATCGGCTCGCACACGGCAAGACGCTCGACACCACTTACCTGTCACGGTTTTCCGCCGACGTGGTGCCGTCGGCGGACCGGCTGCCCGAGCCGCTGCGGTCCTGTGTGCTCGGGCCGGTCGTGCGAGGAATCCCGGAAGATGATTGGCGCGAATGGAACCTGAGCCGGTCCCTCGCGCGTCAGACCCCCGTTACCGCGAAGGACGGGATCGGCTGCCGGTACCTGACCCGTCCTTGA
- a CDS encoding HAMP domain-containing sensor histidine kinase: MKLRPLLGRVVDALPRPLDPVRSIKLKLAILLVSSGGIAFAFFNWQIGWLPPRTTIAAMVLAVVTSQILAHGMTRPLREMTAAARAMAKGDYTRRVRATARDEVGELSHAFNQMAADLDASDQRRRELIANVSHELRTPITALNGVLENLVDGVAEPDPATLKTALQQTERLGRLVSELLDLSRIDAGAFPLQLEEFDLELLLEEVAAEAGATGRGVCFSVDVQPPGATAVADRGRLYQVVVNLLDNAVRHGPAGGQVRVRAEAREADVVIEVEDEGPGIPPGERDSVFERFTRGERAGGGGTGLGLAIARWVVDLHDGSIAVVTPEGRPGCVIRVVIPVP, from the coding sequence GTGAAGCTCCGCCCGCTGCTCGGCCGCGTCGTCGACGCGCTCCCGAGACCGCTCGACCCGGTCCGCTCCATCAAGCTCAAGCTCGCGATCCTGCTGGTGTCGTCGGGCGGGATCGCGTTCGCCTTCTTCAACTGGCAGATCGGCTGGCTGCCGCCGCGCACCACGATCGCCGCCATGGTGCTGGCCGTGGTCACGTCGCAGATCCTGGCGCACGGGATGACCAGGCCGCTGCGGGAGATGACCGCCGCGGCCCGGGCGATGGCCAAGGGCGACTACACCCGCCGGGTCCGGGCGACCGCCCGCGACGAGGTCGGGGAGCTGTCGCACGCCTTCAACCAGATGGCCGCCGACCTCGACGCCTCGGATCAGCGCCGCCGCGAGCTGATCGCGAACGTCTCCCACGAGCTCCGCACGCCGATCACCGCGCTGAACGGGGTGCTGGAGAACCTGGTCGACGGCGTCGCCGAACCCGACCCGGCGACGTTGAAGACCGCGCTGCAGCAGACCGAACGGCTCGGCAGGCTGGTTTCGGAACTCCTCGATCTCTCGCGGATCGACGCGGGTGCTTTCCCGCTGCAGTTGGAGGAGTTCGATCTCGAACTGCTGCTGGAGGAGGTCGCCGCCGAAGCCGGGGCCACGGGTCGCGGAGTGTGCTTCTCCGTCGACGTCCAGCCACCCGGCGCGACCGCCGTCGCCGACCGCGGCCGGCTCTACCAGGTCGTGGTCAACCTGCTCGACAACGCCGTCCGGCACGGACCCGCCGGGGGACAGGTCCGGGTGCGGGCGGAGGCCCGCGAGGCCGACGTCGTCATCGAGGTCGAAGACGAAGGCCCCGGGATCCCGCCGGGGGAGCGGGACAGCGTGTTCGAGCGGTTCACCCGGGGTGAGCGGGCGGGCGGCGGGGGCACCGGCCTCGGCCTCGCGATCGCGCGGTGGGTGGTCGACCTGCACGACGGCAGCATCGCCGTCGTCACCCCCGAGGGCCGGCCGGGCTGTGTCATCCGCGTCGTGATCCCCGTTCCCTAG
- a CDS encoding response regulator transcription factor, whose product MLVVEDDVTIAESIAARLRAEGFSVDLAHDGPSGVEADAEREPDLVVLDVMLPGFDGLEVCRRIQARRPVPVLMLTARSDETDMLIGLGVGADDYLTKPFSMRVLSARVHALLRRVERSARAEGEDAGTKIVLGDLEIDVDQRRVTRAGTQAQLTPIEFDLLVHFAKRPRAVQPRERLLSEVWDWDVAGTGSGTRAVDSHIKALRRKLGADLIRTVHGVGYALEVGS is encoded by the coding sequence GTGCTGGTCGTCGAGGACGACGTGACCATCGCGGAGAGCATCGCCGCGCGTTTGCGGGCCGAAGGATTCTCGGTCGATCTGGCGCACGACGGGCCTTCCGGCGTCGAGGCGGACGCCGAACGGGAGCCGGACCTGGTGGTGCTCGACGTGATGCTGCCGGGATTCGACGGGCTGGAGGTCTGCCGCCGGATCCAGGCCCGCCGCCCGGTCCCGGTGCTCATGCTGACCGCCCGGTCGGACGAGACGGACATGCTGATCGGCCTCGGTGTCGGCGCCGACGACTACCTCACCAAACCGTTCTCGATGCGGGTGCTCTCGGCGCGGGTGCACGCGCTGCTGCGCCGGGTCGAACGGTCCGCGCGCGCCGAGGGCGAGGACGCGGGCACGAAGATCGTGCTCGGCGACCTCGAAATCGACGTCGACCAGCGGCGGGTCACGCGGGCGGGCACCCAGGCCCAGCTGACGCCGATCGAATTCGACCTCCTCGTCCACTTCGCGAAACGCCCGAGGGCGGTGCAGCCGAGGGAACGGCTGCTCAGCGAGGTCTGGGACTGGGACGTCGCGGGCACCGGTTCGGGTACCCGCGCCGTCGACAGCCACATCAAGGCGCTGCGCCGCAAACTGGGCGCGGACCTCATCCGCACCGTGCACGGCGTCGGCTACGCCCTGGAGGTGGGATCGTGA
- a CDS encoding NCS1 family nucleobase:cation symporter-1 gives MEPTARGTQHVHPDGRVELGEVESLKDSRFYNEELAPVPVEKRTWTTYTYFALWMGMAHNIPSYALAASLIALGMDWVQALLTITIGNLIVLIPMLLNSHAGTKYGIPFPVFARAFFGMRGANLAALLRAFIACGWFGIQTWVGGEAIYIIVGRLAGSGWKNSTVVLGQHWTLWLSFGLFWLFQMLIIWRGMEAVRKFENWTAPLVSVGFLILLGYVLIKAGGLGPILAEPGKLGWGPDFWKVFAPALMAMIAFWSTLSLNMPDFTRFGGSQGKQIRGQILGLPTTMTFIAIVAILTTSGGSVLYGEQIWDPAKLADRFDSPVVVVVALIALVLATVSANLAANVVSPSYDFSNAFPKKITFAVGGLITGIIGIVIQPWRLYSDPNIYIFAWLGFYGGLLGAVAGVMVAGYWVVYRTKLRLRDLYTERGVYWFNGGWNWRALVATLVGAVLAVGGAYGGPFPADGLIPFLKPLYDYNWVVGLAGAFVVYLLLSLPERKRTTEIEEDASERRGPSRIDPAAVDG, from the coding sequence ATGGAGCCGACGGCACGCGGTACGCAGCACGTGCATCCTGATGGCCGGGTGGAACTCGGCGAGGTCGAGTCCTTGAAGGACAGCCGCTTCTACAACGAAGAACTCGCCCCGGTCCCGGTCGAAAAGCGGACCTGGACCACGTACACCTACTTCGCGCTGTGGATGGGCATGGCGCACAACATCCCGTCCTACGCTCTCGCGGCCTCGCTGATCGCACTCGGCATGGACTGGGTCCAGGCACTGCTCACGATCACCATCGGCAACCTGATCGTGCTGATCCCGATGCTGCTCAACAGCCACGCCGGGACCAAGTACGGCATCCCGTTCCCGGTGTTCGCCCGCGCCTTCTTCGGGATGCGCGGCGCGAATCTGGCGGCGTTGCTGCGGGCGTTCATCGCGTGCGGCTGGTTCGGCATCCAGACCTGGGTCGGCGGCGAGGCGATCTACATCATCGTCGGGCGGCTGGCCGGATCCGGCTGGAAGAACTCCACCGTCGTCCTCGGCCAGCACTGGACGCTGTGGCTCTCGTTCGGCCTCTTCTGGCTGTTCCAGATGCTCATCATCTGGCGCGGCATGGAGGCGGTCCGGAAGTTCGAGAACTGGACGGCGCCGCTGGTCTCGGTCGGCTTCCTGATCCTGCTGGGGTACGTGCTGATCAAGGCGGGCGGCCTCGGCCCGATCCTGGCCGAGCCCGGGAAACTCGGCTGGGGCCCGGACTTCTGGAAGGTGTTCGCCCCGGCGCTGATGGCGATGATCGCGTTCTGGTCGACGCTGTCGCTGAACATGCCGGACTTCACCCGGTTCGGCGGCAGCCAGGGCAAGCAGATCCGCGGCCAGATCCTCGGCCTGCCGACCACGATGACGTTCATCGCGATCGTGGCCATCCTGACCACCTCGGGCGGCAGCGTCCTCTACGGCGAGCAGATCTGGGATCCGGCGAAACTGGCCGACCGGTTCGATTCCCCGGTCGTCGTGGTGGTCGCGCTGATCGCGCTGGTGCTGGCGACCGTGTCGGCGAACCTCGCGGCCAACGTGGTCAGCCCGTCCTACGACTTCTCCAACGCCTTCCCGAAGAAGATCACCTTCGCGGTCGGAGGGCTGATCACGGGCATCATCGGGATCGTCATCCAGCCGTGGCGGCTCTACTCCGACCCGAACATCTACATCTTCGCGTGGCTCGGCTTCTACGGCGGCCTGCTCGGCGCCGTCGCCGGGGTGATGGTCGCCGGCTACTGGGTCGTCTACCGCACCAAGCTGCGCCTGCGGGATCTGTACACCGAACGCGGCGTCTACTGGTTCAACGGCGGCTGGAACTGGCGCGCGCTCGTCGCGACGCTGGTCGGCGCGGTGCTCGCGGTCGGCGGCGCGTACGGCGGGCCGTTCCCCGCCGACGGGCTGATCCCGTTCCTGAAACCCCTCTACGACTACAACTGGGTCGTCGGCCTGGCGGGCGCTTTCGTCGTCTACCTGCTGCTGTCCCTGCCCGAACGCAAGCGCACCACCGAAATCGAGGAGGATGCAAGTGAGCGACGTGGTCCGAGCCGGATTGATCCAGCAGCGGTGGACGGGTGA
- a CDS encoding nitrilase-related carbon-nitrogen hydrolase → MSDVVRAGLIQQRWTGDKESMIANAVDAIGKAASQGAQVVCLQELFYGPYFCQVQDTDYYSYTEGIPDGPTTKLMQEVAERHGVVLIVPMYEVEQPGVYYNTAAVIDADGTYLGKHRKNHIPQVKGFWEKFYFRPGNMGYPVFDTAVGRIGVYICYERHFPEGWRALGLAGAKIVFNPSATSRGLSEYLWRLEQPAAAVANEYYVGTINRVGVEPLGDNDFYGQSYFADPRGQLVGEAASDTEEEIVVRDLDMGKLAEVRDLWAFYRDRRPDSYGPLAEA, encoded by the coding sequence GTGAGCGACGTGGTCCGAGCCGGATTGATCCAGCAGCGGTGGACGGGTGACAAGGAGTCCATGATCGCGAACGCGGTCGATGCCATCGGCAAGGCCGCTTCGCAGGGCGCGCAGGTCGTCTGCCTGCAGGAGTTGTTCTACGGCCCGTACTTCTGCCAGGTGCAGGACACCGACTACTACTCCTACACCGAAGGCATCCCCGACGGGCCGACGACGAAGCTCATGCAGGAGGTCGCCGAACGGCACGGTGTCGTGCTGATCGTCCCGATGTACGAGGTCGAGCAGCCTGGCGTGTACTACAACACCGCCGCGGTGATCGACGCGGACGGCACGTACCTCGGCAAGCACCGCAAGAACCACATCCCGCAGGTGAAGGGCTTCTGGGAGAAGTTCTACTTCCGGCCCGGGAACATGGGCTACCCGGTGTTCGACACCGCCGTCGGCCGCATCGGCGTCTACATCTGTTACGAGCGGCATTTCCCGGAGGGCTGGCGCGCGCTGGGCCTGGCCGGGGCGAAGATCGTGTTCAACCCGTCAGCGACCAGCCGTGGCCTTTCGGAGTACCTGTGGCGGCTGGAGCAGCCCGCCGCCGCCGTCGCGAACGAGTACTACGTCGGCACGATCAACCGGGTCGGCGTGGAACCCTTGGGCGACAACGACTTCTACGGCCAGTCGTATTTCGCCGACCCGCGCGGCCAGCTCGTCGGCGAAGCCGCGTCCGACACCGAGGAGGAGATCGTCGTCCGCGATCTCGACATGGGCAAGCTCGCCGAAGTGCGGGATCTGTGGGCCTTCTACCGCGACCGGCGGCCCGACAGCTACGGACCCCTCGCGGAGGCGTGA